Genomic window (Rosa chinensis cultivar Old Blush chromosome 6, RchiOBHm-V2, whole genome shotgun sequence):
AGGTGCAGATGGAGAAATCTCGTCATTTCAGTGTCCATTATTCTAGCCCTGGAGTTTACGAGGTTCGATCTGACTTTTCCTATGTAGTCAACATTTCTAATCATTCATGTTCATGTGTGAAATGGCAGATCAATTGTTTTCCTTGTCCTCACGGCCTTGCTGCAATACAAGCTGCCTCTGAAAATGTCTATGATTATATTGATAAGTACTTTCGTGTTGATATGTTCAAGAAGAGCTACAGTTTTCCTATCTGGCCGATAACCAATGTTGATATGTCTTCTTTTGATTCTGCTACTGAATGTATATTACCTCCCCTTGCGAAGAGGCCACCCGGGAGGCCTAGAGTGAAGCGGTTCAAGTCAGTTGGAGAGGTTGAAAAGAAACTTATTCGTTGTGGCCGTTGTGGCAAAATGGGCACTCATAACAAGTTGAGCTGCACTGAACCTCTCGTTCAGCAATAGTATATGTTTTAGTAAAGAGTTGATAGGTTTTACTTttttctattggggggcagtaatgggtttattgggggccagtaattgtttatattcagGCTCAAACAATCATTATTCTTTTCAGATGGCAGATTTTTACTTTTGGTTTGATTGAAATTGCTTTTAGATAGCTGAAGTTAAATTTCGAACAGGTTTCAGTTGCTTTTATTGCTTACAGGTGGTTTCTGGGGAGGCAATAAattgtctattgcctcccaataatgtCATCCATTCAAGGTCTATAGTCCTTCTTGTGATTTGAAACCCATCTCAAATGTTGCCAACAATTTTAATCTTTTCATTACCAACTGAGATACTTCTGGCCATATTGTTAGTGAGCCCGAAGACTATTATGACCAAAATAACgaatattattggggggcaataaacatgtCTATTATGGAGCCTGAATCAAATACTGCATGTAATGTCACCCTAATTTTTGTAAAGGACCTGCTATTAATTGAAGTCAGCAAGAGTACATTATATCATTCAATATTGCAGCCcatttcaccatagtttgaaATTAAGGATAGTACGAGAACTTTACAATCCCTAATCTTCAAATACTGAAACCAAATTTCTACATATGTTATCTCTAATGTCGCTCCTCACTTTCTGCCCAATAAAAGGTGCATGAACCTCTCAAGCATTCTTTTCCTTATGTTGTCCCCGCCTTCCTTGGTAGGATCTTCGCCATTTACTATGCATTCCATGAAATGGAGCATAAATGGTCCGCAATCAACACTGCAAAATTAGTAATGAATTTATGTTAatgttattggggggcaataaacagaTAGATTGTCTTGCGGCATTTAGAAATCAAGTCCATATCATCATGTTTCACATTTACAATGTCAAAAAGTGTGGTTTGAGCTACTTACGATGTTGTGTTCAGACACTCAAAGACTTCATAGAGTTCATAGTCTGTCTCCACAATGTTGTTCTGCAAAATCCAAAAATCCTTCCTCCATCAAAGTTATTtttctctgcctcttctatttgacctccaaatttcagccctattggaatCATTTTCAGATtcgtacaccattcgaagtgggagctgttcagaagcgaatctgctccgaatttcaacaagtttttgttaatgtttaaagttcagtgGTAGCTAAACccttgttaacgctggtccgatgagCAGACCGTTACCTATGatattctcagagcttccgctacctgtcaaatgaaatacaaagggcgtcagagggagaccgcgttgggcggtcttctcttctccgatgcctaagttagtcaatgtatttatgttgacaagtaacagtaggtaagtattggaatgcgtaattaatgaagagagaggagagaaccttttataggtgaggagggaactgatcttctccatgttttggatgtgggactgatgtgcttcaatccccagcttctggagcttctgatgctgtcttggcgcggcgcatcagcggtgatctgggggcgagcaggggctcaggcggtagcctgcttggctgtgttcccataGGTCACTCATTTGGCGGGAGTCGGTACCGCTCTGGGTAGCATatgcgtggctcattatagctaattatgcttgcaaatgcctatgtaagtacaagtcccccaagtccccagtcaaagagggcaatcttggttggggagttgcctagcggttcgaagcgttgcttccgccagtcttgcaaaagcataattagcgtcagtgcgttgtcaaccatcgACTTACTGAACaaatgctttataccctttcgggtgggcccctgctaggccccctagggagtcccccaataccaggctaagatagacctccgtttggccggtgtattgtttgttgaggggagctgcgctgagcagagggtgttaggtagcgaacccactctttgatacccaagtggtgggggtcaacatgcctgatcaAGGCTGTCGAAGACTCTGTTGAGACGTTTCCTTGCCTGTCCCGGAGGACCATGttttgactgcaatgccgcgttgCGGTCTTTGTGAAAGTGAGGTATTGCCTCTGGAATCGCCGTTGGAGGGAGTCCCTCCGCTGACCATAAGTGGCCGGCAATGTTGCGAGGACCTAACTGGCGGCGGCCTGGTGAATAGCGTTACAGTCAGTGGTGTTTCTTCCAAGGTGCCGAGGGAGAAGTCTCGCTAGCGGcattgcgcttagcggagactagctCTCTTGGAAGATGGAAAGAGAtaagttccactagcggagttgcgcttagcagagatAATCGCTTgtaagatggaaagagagaagttccgctagcggagactaTTGCTTgtaagatggaaagagagaagttccactagcggagttgcgcttagcggggACTAtctgtgacgtcccgaacccgaatttaccagtttacaagtctttcgatgggtaaacgacatttacatttactttttggctccgtttcgacattttagggggccctaaaagttgactttttgttcgggtcaaaatttgagaaaatttccttcatgaaagttgtagtggatgttaaaccgagcacgtgcatatgtggtacgtaaaaatcggagctcataTGCGAAAATTATAcgcgaaaatgtgaaagttactgttcacagtaagtagtatatatttgaaatttttactgttggggcaggtaactttcttttctccttctctctcctcccgcacgctctctctttctcctctgcgcattttctct
Coding sequences:
- the LOC112170793 gene encoding uncharacterized protein LOC112170793, yielding MANGIAKSFNSWIAIERLMPVYCMLDQTRIKQMEQMGERREEAQRWTTKLTPKMEERLKVQMEKSRHFSVHYSSPGVYEINCFPCPHGLAAIQAASENVYDYIDKYFRVDMFKKSYSFPIWPITNVDMSSFDSATECILPPLAKRPPGRPRVKRFKSVGEVEKKLIRCGRCGKMGTHNKLSCTEPLVQQ